Proteins from a genomic interval of candidate division KSB1 bacterium:
- a CDS encoding DUF4175 domain-containing protein, whose product MSPEQIYEQLLSRLRQLRRQDRLHNWLAAFGIFLILAAALGIVLPMLANFAAPSSGMRWLLSGFGLLAFLFLMWRFVLQSPLSWLLRPNFPSEIDLALRVGRSQPEVKDRFANALQVFHETAPDSQNGAITRQLAVVALHEAYQTVEPIIFSHIIDRATPKRRLTAAVLAIIIAVAVWAVAPNFMAQGAAILFAPYRTPKALALQFEVQPGDAEIIKGQSLRVVARMNRLGAETAQLEWRQTDGRVTEQAAMARAASGAVSQFVHTLENIREPLVYRIHLDGGNSRWYNVNVIEPPMARSLRVTVKFPTYTGRQPLELDENVGDILALPGSTVSVRVTPNKPIENASLVFSYGEVMPLAAAGDDFRGEFIVRRQGTYQIALKDQKGLANADAIQYRLELETDQAPAVQLTFPGRDADLDESMRMPLVIEGEDDYGFSKLQIVYEILEGGAAEGKRSAMAVSISNKNSRAFREQPIWDLSPLNLLPEDVVRYYAEVFDNDVISGPKSGRSQTFHLRFPSIYEMYQEIASAQEEASQDLQGMYEQAKKTKEEIDKLAQEMKKDPHLNWEQKQKLAETAGATQKMQEQVRQLQEKLQEMIDTMERNDLLSAQTLEKYMELQKLLQEMKSPELQKALEEMQKAMQNLDPEKLQEAMKNFQFSQEEFLKSLERTINLLKQVRAEQQLDEAIKKTEDLLQRQQEVNQEAARNPSPEKREELAEKETGMKQDAQSLEKALGDLNKLMQQLQQHGPAEKIESAAQMMNSPDLAGEMQQMANRMQQGNMSQAQQSGQRIAGTLQQMQQALLGAQKEMRDSNRREVMQALQRSSSDLVQLSKQQEQLLKQSAGMSSSSPQLNQAADRQQELISGLQRAGEQLFQLSQKSFAVTPDIARAMGKAMNEMQAARNELEQRNGQSAAERQGQAMQALDQAVAGLRQSMQQGAGMSMAMGFEQFMQRMMGLSGKQQGINQETQGLGEQGMEAMQRQAAMARLAAEQAAVKKSLEQLMQEFGQRGEILGRLDQTAKDMEEVVKALQQNRADRQTIERQQQILSRLLDAQRSMRERDLSKERQAQTGKNYRAVDPGRLPADLGEKKSRLYEDLMRALRENYTRDYKDLIQRYFDALTKTQQKSDEKVRR is encoded by the coding sequence ATGTCTCCCGAACAAATCTACGAACAACTCCTCTCCCGCCTGCGCCAATTGCGCCGCCAAGATCGCTTGCATAATTGGCTGGCTGCGTTCGGAATTTTTTTAATACTGGCCGCGGCATTGGGCATCGTTTTGCCGATGCTGGCGAATTTTGCCGCGCCGAGTTCCGGCATGCGCTGGCTGCTCTCAGGGTTTGGCCTGCTCGCTTTTCTTTTTTTAATGTGGCGATTTGTTTTGCAATCACCGCTGTCGTGGCTTCTCCGCCCCAATTTTCCTTCTGAAATCGATCTGGCTTTGCGCGTTGGCCGTTCGCAGCCGGAGGTCAAGGATCGGTTTGCCAATGCGCTGCAAGTGTTTCATGAAACTGCGCCAGACAGCCAAAACGGCGCGATCACGCGGCAATTGGCGGTCGTGGCGTTGCACGAAGCCTATCAAACCGTCGAGCCGATTATTTTTTCCCACATCATCGACCGGGCCACGCCGAAACGGCGTTTGACCGCGGCGGTGTTGGCAATCATCATCGCCGTTGCGGTTTGGGCCGTGGCGCCGAATTTCATGGCGCAGGGCGCGGCGATTTTGTTCGCGCCGTATCGCACGCCGAAGGCGCTGGCGTTGCAGTTCGAGGTGCAGCCGGGCGACGCCGAAATCATCAAAGGCCAAAGCTTGCGCGTTGTCGCACGGATGAACCGTCTGGGGGCGGAAACAGCGCAGCTCGAGTGGCGGCAGACCGACGGCCGCGTCACCGAACAAGCAGCAATGGCGCGCGCCGCCTCCGGCGCGGTGTCGCAGTTTGTGCATACGTTGGAAAATATCCGTGAGCCGCTGGTGTATCGCATTCATCTCGACGGCGGCAACAGCCGCTGGTACAATGTCAACGTCATCGAGCCGCCGATGGCGCGCTCGCTGCGCGTGACGGTGAAATTTCCCACTTACACCGGACGCCAGCCGTTGGAGCTTGACGAAAACGTCGGCGATATTTTGGCGCTGCCCGGCTCGACGGTTTCGGTGCGCGTGACGCCGAACAAACCGATTGAAAACGCCAGTCTCGTTTTTAGTTACGGCGAGGTAATGCCGCTGGCTGCCGCTGGCGATGATTTTCGCGGCGAATTCATCGTGCGGCGCCAGGGCACGTATCAAATCGCGTTGAAAGATCAAAAAGGTTTGGCGAACGCGGATGCGATTCAGTATCGCCTCGAGTTGGAAACCGATCAAGCGCCGGCGGTGCAGCTCACGTTTCCGGGGCGCGACGCCGATCTGGATGAGAGCATGCGCATGCCGCTGGTGATCGAAGGCGAAGATGATTACGGCTTCTCCAAGTTGCAGATCGTTTACGAAATTCTCGAAGGCGGCGCGGCAGAAGGCAAGCGCAGCGCGATGGCAGTATCGATTTCGAATAAGAACAGCCGCGCCTTTCGCGAGCAACCGATTTGGGATTTGTCGCCGCTGAATCTTTTGCCGGAAGACGTGGTGCGTTATTACGCCGAAGTTTTTGACAACGACGTGATCTCCGGTCCGAAATCCGGCCGCAGCCAGACGTTTCATCTGCGTTTTCCGTCGATCTATGAAATGTATCAGGAAATCGCCAGCGCGCAGGAGGAGGCCTCGCAGGATTTGCAGGGGATGTACGAACAGGCCAAAAAGACGAAAGAGGAAATCGACAAGCTGGCGCAGGAAATGAAAAAAGATCCCCATCTCAATTGGGAACAAAAACAAAAACTCGCGGAAACCGCCGGCGCGACGCAAAAGATGCAGGAGCAGGTGCGGCAGCTTCAAGAGAAGCTGCAGGAAATGATCGACACGATGGAGCGCAACGACCTGCTCAGCGCGCAGACATTGGAAAAGTACATGGAGCTGCAAAAGCTTTTGCAGGAAATGAAGTCGCCGGAGCTGCAAAAAGCGCTGGAAGAAATGCAGAAAGCCATGCAGAATCTCGATCCGGAGAAACTGCAGGAGGCGATGAAAAATTTTCAATTTTCCCAAGAAGAGTTTTTGAAAAGTCTGGAGCGCACGATCAATTTGCTGAAACAGGTGCGAGCCGAGCAACAATTGGACGAGGCGATCAAAAAGACGGAAGATTTGCTGCAACGCCAGCAAGAGGTCAATCAGGAAGCAGCCAGGAATCCCTCGCCTGAGAAGCGCGAAGAACTGGCCGAAAAAGAAACCGGGATGAAGCAGGACGCGCAGTCGCTCGAAAAAGCGCTGGGTGATTTGAATAAATTGATGCAACAATTGCAGCAGCACGGGCCGGCGGAAAAAATCGAGAGCGCGGCGCAGATGATGAATTCGCCCGATCTCGCCGGCGAGATGCAGCAGATGGCGAACAGGATGCAGCAGGGCAACATGTCGCAGGCGCAGCAGAGCGGGCAGCGCATCGCCGGCACGCTGCAACAAATGCAGCAGGCATTGCTAGGCGCGCAAAAAGAAATGCGCGACAGCAACCGCCGTGAAGTCATGCAGGCCTTGCAGCGCAGCTCGAGCGATCTGGTGCAGCTTTCGAAGCAGCAGGAACAATTGCTCAAGCAATCCGCCGGCATGAGCTCGAGCTCGCCGCAATTGAATCAAGCGGCGGATCGCCAGCAGGAATTGATCTCGGGCTTGCAGCGCGCCGGCGAGCAACTTTTTCAGCTTTCGCAAAAAAGTTTCGCCGTAACGCCGGACATCGCGCGGGCGATGGGCAAGGCGATGAACGAGATGCAAGCGGCGCGCAATGAGCTGGAGCAGCGCAACGGCCAGAGCGCTGCCGAGCGGCAGGGCCAGGCGATGCAGGCGCTCGATCAGGCCGTCGCCGGGTTGCGGCAATCCATGCAGCAGGGCGCCGGCATGTCGATGGCGATGGGCTTCGAGCAATTCATGCAGCGCATGATGGGGCTTTCCGGAAAGCAGCAGGGCATCAATCAGGAAACGCAGGGCCTCGGCGAGCAGGGCATGGAGGCGATGCAGCGGCAGGCGGCGATGGCGCGTTTGGCCGCTGAGCAGGCCGCGGTGAAAAAAAGTCTGGAACAGCTCATGCAGGAATTTGGCCAGCGCGGCGAGATTCTCGGCCGGCTCGATCAAACCGCGAAGGACATGGAAGAGGTGGTGAAAGCGTTGCAGCAGAATCGTGCCGACCGCCAAACGATCGAGCGGCAGCAACAAATTCTTTCGCGTTTGCTCGATGCACAGCGCTCGATGCGCGAGCGCGACCTCAGCAAAGAGCGCCAGGCGCAAACCGGCAAAAATTATCGCGCCGTCGATCCGGGCCGCTTGCCGGCTGATCTTGGCGAAAAGAAAAGCCGGCTGTACGAAGATCTCATGCGCGCCCTGCGTGAGAATTATACGCGTGATTACAAAGATTTAATCCAGCGTTATTTCGACGCCTTGACGAAAACGCAACAGAAAAGCGACGAGAAAGTGCGGCGATGA
- a CDS encoding aspartyl protease family protein, producing MAKKGFITPDQVRSIETEVLVDTGATFLCLRKSLIEELQLTPGEQKTVRRSNGTVTRTFYSPVKIYLRDRYAVVYVSELPEDCPNLLGQIPLQSMDWVIDTRNEKLIGNPAHGGEWVLEEY from the coding sequence TTGGCAAAAAAGGGATTTATCACGCCTGATCAAGTTCGTAGCATTGAGACGGAAGTCCTCGTTGACACCGGTGCAACGTTTCTTTGTCTTCGCAAGAGTTTGATCGAAGAATTGCAGCTTACTCCCGGCGAACAGAAAACTGTGCGAAGATCAAACGGCACTGTAACCAGAACGTTTTACTCACCCGTGAAGATTTATCTGCGTGATCGCTATGCCGTGGTTTACGTTTCGGAGCTTCCGGAAGATTGCCCGAATTTATTAGGCCAAATTCCCTTGCAGAGCATGGATTGGGTGATCGACACCAGAAATGAAAAACTGATCGGCAATCCGGCGCATGGCGGCGAATGGGTGTTGGAGGAATATTAA